Below is a genomic region from Marinicella rhabdoformis.
TTGATTCGCAAATCTCACGGTATTGACGTCTGATGTCTTTGATGTTTTCGATTTGGTATTTTCGAACAAATTTCATCCAAAAAATACACAGCAAATACAACAAAGGGAACAGCAAGTAACTGACCACCTGCTGAATCAATAACCCCAAACCACCTGATGTTTCACCATATTGTGATGCTGTCTTTGTCAAACCCCGCCCAACCTTGTTTGTGAGCGGGTATGAATCACTTCAATCATTAGATTTTGGCGTTGATCACTTTAACCGCATCACCAATGGTACGGATTTCATCAGCTTCTTCATCGCTCACTTCGATGTCAAACTCGTCTTCAAAGTCGATGACAATATCAACCAAACGTGCTGAATTCACAGATAAATCACCTAAAAAACTGGTGCTTTCAGTGGCGGCTTCTAAGGCTTCTGTATTTTTACAATAAGGTGCTACGATACTTT
It encodes:
- a CDS encoding acyl carrier protein yields the protein MSNEIFEKVKSIVAPYCKNTEALEAATESTSFLGDLSVNSARLVDIVIDFEDEFDIEVSDEEADEIRTIGDAVKVINAKI